Below is a window of Nicotiana tabacum cultivar K326 chromosome 19, ASM71507v2, whole genome shotgun sequence DNA.
caaatcatggcataaatcactcaggccctcggccgatatcaaatatactgcggcgtgcagcccgatcccataaatatgcaacatgctacgacgtgcagcccgatcccataaatatcctcacaaatcaggccccgGTCTCattcagtcataaacctctcaagccactcgggcatttcagtaaaacatggcgctcagcccaaaacaacatttatatgcagcaaaatagagtcataaaactgagttatgcagtaaacaagtataaccatgactgaatatagatttttaatcgaaaacaatgagaggatagtaagaaaaggcccctaagggttcaaacaacaccggcacaaggcccaaacatggcattcatcccaatttacagaaactctttctaaaacatataagtatcatatagtatcaacaaagtatgcaactttacagttgctacgggacggaccaagtcacaatccccaacattgcacgctagcatgtgcgtcactaaaaatagtagaatgatacaaaatccggggtttcgtaccctcaggactagatttacaatcgttacttacctcaaaccggtcaaatctctaccccgcaatgctcttgcctctggactcggcctccaaatgctctaaatctattcataatcagtacaataccatcaatatacgctaatggaatgaattccaatggaaaagctacaaaattagaccaaaatccaaaatttgctcaaacccgacccccgggcccacgtctcaaaatctaacaaaatttacaaaactagaaagcccattcactcacgagtctaaccataccaaattcgtcaaaatccgacatcgtttggtccttcaaatccttaaattacttctccgaaaatctcaagccctaacccctcattttcactaattacaatgactaaacaacggaaaatcaccatatatacaagtattagggcacaagaaacttacctcactgatagcccttgaatcatccttcaaatatcactccaaaagctccacaaaccgacttgaaaatggtggaaatgaaccaaattcgcgaagtgttctatttatggtttctacccaggttttcgcacctgcgagctcttTTTCCCCgcctgcgggaccgcacctgtggtCAAGGCGCCGCATCCGTGAACTCCACTTAATtccccagcttccgcacctgcgctccaggccTCGCACATGCGGGCTCACAAGTGCGGCCAAATCCTTCGCGCCTGCGCTCCAGCCTTGGCCTCACATTTTTCCACATCTGCGCAGcaaattctcgcacctgcgcgctCATACTCCGCTTCTGTGAAGCCTGCCCAGCATctccctttccgcatctgcgccccaggtttcgcacctgcaggctcgcagatgtgacctccaactcgcacctgcgcaacctgcctagcccagcattgcccTCACCTGCGAAttccccacgcgcaccagcggcctcgtacctgcgactctttcttccgcaggtgcgaaaatagcagtagcagtagcTTCAGTTGCATTTTTCAACTTCGACAAATccattaaccacccggaatcaccccgaggcccacgggacttcaaccaaaaataccaacaagtcatatgtcaacatacaaacttagttgaaccttcaaatcactcaaaacaacatcaaatcatcaaattaccctcggattcaagcctaaaaacttctaaatttctaaattcggcaACTGATGCCGAAgccaatcaaaccacgtccaaatgacctcaaattttgcacacacatcacaaatgatactacgaacctactccaacttttagaattccatttcgaccatatatcaaatttttcactaccgaccgaaatcgccaaattttcaaatttcgccaattcaaacctaattctaccacggacctccaaatcatattccggacgcactcctaagtccaaaattacctaacggagctaacagaactatcagaattcaaattcgagatcgtttacacataggtcaatatccagttgatgtttccaacttaagtttctacttaagagactaagtgtctcaattcactctgaaaccactccgatcCCGAAcaaactaacccgatataatataatatagctgaataacataaaaagaagtagaaatgggtaaaatagggttataactctcgaaacgaccagccgggtcgttatattTTACCTTCTGCCAAGGCTTCCTTGGATATATTTACCACCACATCAGAACAAACATTGCTCTCTCTCAATTCTTGTGCGTATGCCTCTAATCTATTGTAGTCATCCAGGTAACTCCCCTCCAATTTCTCCAATACAATCCTtttaactcttttcatttttgacTTGCTAACATTGAGCTTGAATTCTCCTTCCAAGTCTCCCCTCATATCTTTGATCTTATACTTAGGATTATTCTGAATTTTTCTCTTAAAGTAATGTGCTAATGTTTTGGAATCACCTCTATGATTTTGATAAACTGGATCACAATCGTGATTTTGGTTCAAAGTCTTGATATTAAAAGTTTGGCTTTGCCCATCCTTAGAAATAAAGCACCTAAAAGGACATCCAGTATCACATTTATAGCTAAGTCTTTTTGTATCACTCTTTTTTACCTTTAGACCCTTAGAATTAGCAACTGCATAAAATCCAATAATTCTTCTAGCTTCAGGTATATCTTTAACGGTCATGCCTTTTTCCAACTCTTTGTACATGTCTAATTTTTTATTGACTTCTTTAGTCCTTTCGTTTCTAAACATCTCCAACTCCTCACTGTAATAATCACTAGATACAAGTTCATCACCTTCCTCTTCTTCAGAACTATCACAATCAGTTCCAGCAACTATAGAGCCAATGTAAGTTTCACTATGATGAATTATACTAAGATCCAAGTCCACATTTTCTTGCATTCTTCAGAAACCAGCACATGCAAGCCAAAAAAGAAAGTAAATATGTaccacaaattaaaaaaaaattagaatctAACGACATTTAACAAACAATACGACAACAAATGAATAAATAACTCCCAACGCTAGTTTAATAACCCTTTAAAAGCTTCAACCaacataaataaagtaaaaaaaaaaatgcatTAGAAGGACAAGTTGTAGATACCCAAAAATTTCAAACCCAAAAAAAATCCATACAAAATAGTAAAAAACTCACTTTTGACTTTGGATATGAATCTTCAAGAGAATCCTTGAAATTACTATGCAGATTTGCTCCAACAATCGACTTCACACACAAGAATCGAGTCTAAGCCATGAAAGAAGAGaggaatattttgttgaagaataATCTCTTATTTTTAGGTTTAGTTAAATGGGTTGTATGTATTCTGGGTCAGCGGGTCGGGTCGGGTATCTTTTAAAGGATAAATTTGACCTTGACTGGTCTGTTAAATCTTAGGGGTAGATTTGAGCCCAAAAAACAACGTTGAGGGTATTTTTGGTCCCAAAAGGTTAACTAGGGGCATTTTTGAGCCATTTTCAATAGGTTAGGGGCATTGAtgactcttttctattttttaaattgaGTATTCCCCATCTCAATGAGTAATctttgtaagaaattacataaattattaaaattatatttgagttataaaattaAGTATAAGCTTTCGAATTGATGAATATTGATCATATATATctaactaaataaaaataatctcCATAAAAGTCCTAAATCATTATTCAATATTTCCACCTtaaattatgtttctaaatttataattttattattttaatttcacAAGTTAGCGTGCTTCCTTTTTAGTTTCAATAAAAAACACATAGCCCTTGAATATTTAAGATTTAAGATTTTTTCCTCAAACACAAAAGTTTTTATTATAATTCTTTAAAGATTTATCAAATGATGTAACTTAAAAAATTAAATCATATGTCTTCTTAGTTTATCTCCCTTCAAAGGTTTCAATGGTATCCATGTAATGAaattttagaaattaaaaaaataattataatttacatAACTTTGTCGAAATGTACGTGAGCAAAGAAAATATTactaaaacatgaaaaattaataGGACGAATAAATTACTATAAGAAATTATTGAATTTAGTaaatatgtgtgtatatatattagTTTAGACATTTTTTTATATacaattcattttaaagtcatttTGGACTTCCtgcatagttcaaataagaaaagattcaaTAAACaagaattaattaattttaaaatcttaatcATTAATAACATATTTACActacatttttattcaatataataaaatttaaaggATAAGAGTTAATTAACATGTAGTGTAGATATTTCGTGCTTTTATGGTATAAATTTAGGCTTGTACTGTTTAGTATGAATAAATATAGTATCAAATAATCATTTTGGGTGCTTAATTGAACATGGGTTAATTATTTTGTATGACTAAAAGAATGTATATTTAATTATTCTacattaaaataattttaatctAAATATTATTGtatgaaataatttttatttaatatgtGATTTTATGTCCCcacacttttaattttttttaattataaatcaaTTGAAGTCACCATCGTTCTCATCTTGATTTTATGAGTATTACACAGAGCTTATATTTTCAATTAGTATAATTTATATACGGTGAAATATTTATTGATCTTAAATTCCTAAATGTTAGGACTTCTTACTTATTTTAACAAGGAGAGATTTAAGATGCAAaagtttaattgattttaaagtcataTTAATTACAGTTTTGTCATTGTAAAAGTTGTTTTTAAAATGTAAAAAGGCGAACGACTATAGGGATATCAAGCTACTAAGCCACattatgaaagtctgggagaggtGTGTCTATTCCTAAAAATCAGTTCGGATTCATGCAGGGGCGTTCGATGACAGAAGCCATTCATCTTGCTAGGATATTGGTGGAACAATATATGGAGGGGAAGAAGGACttacatatggtgttcatcgatcTAAAAAAGGCATATGACAAAGTCTCTAGGATATTCTGTAGAGATgcttggaggctagaggtgttcATGTCTCATACACTAGGGGTACTTAAGGACATGTACGATAGAGCCAAGACCTAGGTGAGAACGGTGGAAGGAGACTCGGGAAACTTCCCAGTAGAGGTGGGGTCGCATTAGGGATCAACACCtggcccattcctatttgccttggtgatggatgAGTTTACGCgacacattcaaggggaggtacATTAATGCATGTTATTTACAGATGACatagtactgattgacgagacacgaggcggtgTTAGCGCTAGGCAGGAGGTCTGGAAGCAGACCTTGGAATctaaggtttcaagttgagtaggactaaaATAGAATACTAGGAATGCAAATTTAGTGATGTGACTCGAGAGGATGAAATTGAAGTGAGGTTGGACATACAAGTCACacccaagagagaaagttttaagtATCTTGTGTCTATAATCCTATGAAatagggagattgacgaggatgtcataTATCATATTTGAACGGGGTGGATGAATTGGAGACTCGCATCTGGTGTCTTGTGCGATAAGAATGCGCCACCAtgacttaaaggtaagttttatagagtagTGGTTAGACCAACCATGTTGTATGAGGCGGAGTTTTGGTCACTCAAGACCTCTCATGTTCAGAAGGTAAAAGTTGTGGAAATGAGGATGCTTAGATGGATATGTGGTCATACTAGgagggataagattaggaatgcagATGTTCGAGATAAGGTGGAAGTGGCTTGTGTGGTGGACAATATGAAGgaatcgaggctgagatggttaaAGACACGTAAAGAGGAGAGGCACAAATGCCCTAGTGAGGAGGTCTGAGAGGTTGGCTATGGCGGGTccaaggagaggtagaggtaagTTGAAGAAATATTAGGGAGAAGTGATCAGATAGGATATGTCATATTTTtcgcttaccgaggacatgatccttgataggagggtgtgaaGGTCGAtgattagggttgtaggttagtaAGTGATCGAGCGTATCCTTTCCAAACCTATACGTCCTTTCATAGTTGTAGTACTAATATTATTACCTGAGGTTTCCTTtgcttcatttttttattttttttgactgTTATTACTATTTTGCTTTCCATAGTTCTTTGTCATAACTATAGTGATGTTGCTTTATTAAGCCGAGGGTATTTCGGAAACAAtatctctaccttcacaaggtaggggtaaggtatgcgtacatgCTACCCTTCCCAAACCCCGCTTGTGGGAATACACtagatattttattattgttgttgttgttattgttattgtaaaAAAAACGAACGATATTTTGTGTGTTCGTGATTTTAATATAGAATAAATAGATAACTAGTTCAAACTCGTCGTTAGTGCAAACACTTGCTCAATACATAATATGATAAAAGAAAACTGCCACATATCTTTTTCATTGTTGTCTTTTTTAaacttcttttatttcaatatCAACTTTATTAACGTATAAGCATCTCATCCTATACAATTGTTCTAATGCGATAAATATGGTTGAGACTTAAACAATATAAGTTAATAGTGCGCTTTTGGTTTTCAACTGATGGAACTGTCAGTTCAGAATAATGAAATTCAGATCAGAATATAAATGTTCTCACACAATGACATATCAAGCACCACCGACGCTGCAAATTCCAACAACGCATGAGCGTAAAAAAGTATACTGATAAGTGGGAACAAAAATAGGTAATACATTCAATATTctgtatatacaaataaaatgagCTACAGTTTGAGACAAAAAAAACGAAAAGGATATTATCAGCACGTCGACTATGGTCAAACAACCAATAGGGTCTTACACAACTCAAATAAAATCTTAAATAGcaagatatcatgtctataggagcaCAATCAATCAAATAGTGTTATTCGACTACTCTTGCTTAAATTATTCAGTCTGGTTCTTTCTTTCGTGaaagtcacgacccaaaaatctaactagtcgtgatgacatctaacccaacccgctaggtaagccaattttcaactattcaattccaataataattattaaagcaatttaagtaaataaagatcttaatcttatacattctccaagaattggtagtacaaatcacgagttTTTAAGAATAAAGTTTACAAAGCGgagatgaaataaatacatattctgtttgaatagtacataaaccgagcttttataaatctaaggctaccatgaacaagaggcagctacaacaggaacacagG
It encodes the following:
- the LOC107771439 gene encoding uncharacterized protein LOC107771439, producing the protein MQENVDLDLSIIHHSETYIGSIVAGTDCDSSEEEEGDELVSSDYYSEELEMFRNERTKEVNKKLDMYKELEKGMTVKDIPEARRIIGFYAVANSKGLKVKKSDTKRLSYKCDTGCPFRCFISKDGQSQTFNIKTLNQNHDCDPVYQNHRGDSKTLAHYFKRKIQNNPKYKIKDMRGDLEGEFKLNVSKSKMKRVKRIVLEKLEGSYLDDYNRLEAYAQELRESNVCSDVVVNISKEALAEGLDGTFLKGKCKGQLLMVVGQDSGNHFYPITWAVVDKETNRTWSWFMEMMKILLDLKNGEGVTFISDMQKGLLDAIFVVVPKANHRFCARHIEANWAKKHKRGGEMRKMLW